The genomic window TTCATCACCACATATATTAAACTTATTTGAAGTGAAAAGTGGAATAAACTCATTTAGCATATTTTTAACAAGCTTTAAACTTTCATCATTACTTACATCTAATGTATGATGTGCCATTCTATCTACAAAAGAGTATTCATCATTCTCCATATTTTCTAATTCACATAAATTACTGTAAGACTTTGTACGTAAAACTTCATATAGATGTCCAAATGTAGCTAATGAAGGTATTAACTCTATATGACGCACTTTACAATATTCATCAAGAATTAATATTTCCTCTGCCGTTAATGGATCTTTATCTACCCAAACCTCACTCATATCCTTAAAAGCAAAAGTATGTTCAATATATAACTGAATTTGATTTACTTTATAAAAGGCAGCCTTATCTACTAATTTTTTTAGTGTTTCTAACTTAGGTACCCTTCCTCGAGTAACATCATGATAAAATCCACGATTTTTAAAATAAGGTTCATCTTCTATTTCTAAATTAGGTAAAATTGCACCACGTTGTCTTATTATTTGCATTAATGTTTGAATACCATAAAACAACCCAGAATTTCCATAACTAATTACATTTATAGAATCTTCATTTATCTCTAATTTATAACCTTCTTCATTACCTATAGCACCTGATTTTATAAGGTTTATAGAGTTTTTATATCTATCATTTATATAACCCTTATTTATCTTTATATTAAAACCTAACTTATCTTTAATTTCATTTTTAAGAATTAAAGCTGCTTCAAAATTATTAAAATCACAATTATAATTTAAAATTATTTTTGTATCTCTTTTAATTCTGAAACTTCCACTTTTATTTACTAACTTTTTAGGACTTGGTATTAAATACATTTAAAGCTACCCCCTTCTTTTAATTCTTTCTACTTCTTTTCTTATTTCATCTTTTAGAACTAATTCATATGCACTTATAGCTCCTTCTTCATTAATAAGAACTACTTGCTTTTCTTTATTTTCATATTTCTTACTATAAAGTTTAGATACCTTTATATCACTATATCTTGCTGGATTAAACTCTGATGCATCTTTAAAGTATTCTGCATTTCTAAGATTTATAGTTTTAATTAATTTTCTCTTTTTTTTACTCATTATTTTTGATAAATCAAGCTCATCTTCTGTTAATTCATACTCATACTCAACAAACAAATTTAAAGTTAAAAAATTAAAAGCAACATACATTAATAAAGTAATAATAGCTAAAGTAATACCTAAAAAAATATAAACTAAAGCAGCTACAGCTAATATTAATATCTTTATTTTATTTAATAAATCTAATCTTTTTGAATTGTCACCTTCTATAAATTGTTCATAATGCATTTTGTCTCCTCCATTCGTAAACCTTATTATTAAAATAATTTCTATACTACTATTATAAAATTTATATAATACCTGATATAGTGGACAAACTATATATTAACTAAAAAAACTCTTACTATAAAATTCATTTGCTAAAATATTATTATAAAATTATATTTATCAAAATAACTTTTTCTTTGTAGGATTGGTTTGTCCTTTACGAATTTAGAATAAAATATTTAACTAATAATAAAGCCAGTAGAATTCAAAATTTCTACTGGCTATTATTTATTTTCAGTTTATTAGTTATACTTGAAAAATTATAATTTAAATACAATCTCTTTAACTATATAAATTATAACTACATACAAGTTATTTGATCTACAAACATAAATGCCGGTGCTTCTCCCTTCATTATGCTCCATTCTGGGCAAATCTCTTCATTCTTTGCAAATACTCTTATATATCTAACTTTAGTATTATTTTTTATGGATATATTTTCTATTCCAACTTCTTGCCTTGGAATCTTATTCTTATAATTTATTCTTCCTAGCTTCTCAAAACTTTCACCCTCTATTGAAGTAAAAAATTCAACATATCTAGGATAATATATCCATGCTCTAGTGTCTTGAAGGAACCCTACTGTTATAGTTTTTACATCTAAAACTTCCCCTAAATCAATAACAACATCCATATCTTCAGTATATCCAAGCCAGCCACCATCTCTATATGATATAGTTCCCTTTTTACCATCAATAAGATCATATACTCCATTACTATTATATTTCTTATTATCTGTAGGATTAGTGAAGGTTTTTATATCTTTTATAGGAAGTGTTGTATAAAACCTTCCTTCTTCAATACTGCTTTTATTAAAACCATCTTTATATGCAATAGCTTTTATAATAGTTTCACCTTTAACCTTTATTGGTGAAGTATATATATTAGAAAATTTATCTGGATCACTTCCATCTGTAGTATAATAAATTTCACCAGAATCATTAGGATTTTCTATTTTAAATTCTCCCTTATAAGGAGCATTTTTTAACATAACCTTTGGAATTACTATTGGTGAAAATGCTCTATGTCTAACTTTGGAAGTGCTAGTTAATCTTTTATATTTAGGAATATAACTATCTACCTTTTCTTTATTCTTAATATACTCACTATTAAAGAAATTAATTTTATTATTATTTAAATCTGAAAAACAAAGTACGATTCTATTATTTTCTGATAATACTAAAATCTTATTTCCTTCTTCAGCTATAAATTTACCCTTGCTAGCTTTCATTTTATAATTAAAGCCGTTATGACAACACTCTAAAATCCCTTTATTTATCCTCTTTAAAACAGGAATAGTATTTATACATAAAGCTATTTTATTATTTTTTAAACTTTCATTTACCTCAAGTATTATGCTATCCTCATTACATATAATATTTATTATACAGTAGTTAGAATTCCATTTAATTTTATATCTTGAATCACTCTCTGCTATAAACTCAGCCTTATCTCCTTCTAAAGGGATTTTTTCCCCTTTACTATTTACTAAAATTAAATCTATAGACGCTCTAAAATTTTCATTACTCCAATAATGTGCATTTAAGATAGGTAATGCATCAAAAATACTTTCATCATTATTTAAAGAATTATTATAATATCTAGACTTATAGTTTTCATTAAACATGTGTAAATCTCTTATAGAAAGCTTATTATTATCAAAAAGAAAGCTAACTCTATAAAAACGACTATTATACCAAACAGTTTTTAAATCTTCTTCCTTATTCCAATCTTCTGATGCAACAAATGTTGTTGGTGGAGTTAATTTATATCTTTTATTAAACCATTTACCTGTTTCTTCCAAAGTTTCTACTCTAACTTTCTCTTCTTTTGCAAGTTTTGCTACATATGGTATTTGTATTTCATATCCCTTTACCATAGTATTCCATAAGAATGTGTTTTCTTGACCTACTTGAGCATAAGAAAATCCTAACCCATCTTCATTTGTCATTCTATCAAAAATCCATTCTATCCATTCTTTAGTTGAACCTATTCTTCCTGCTGGCTCTAAAGTAAATACATCATTAATTCCCTTTCTTAATCCATCTTCAAAGGAATATATTGGATCAGGCCCTAAAAGTCTAAATATAGGTAAGTCTAATTGATTTTCCTTTCTTTGAGCTGGCATATATTCATTTAATTTGCTTGGATAATATCCTTGATTAAAATATCCACCCCATAAAGTAAATCCATCTGTTCCTATTTGATCGCGACATATAGCTGCTGCCACTATACCGTACTTTTCTTTAAAATAATTTAAAGTAACTATATCAATTACCCATGAACCTACTGACTTTGGATAATATCCAAATATATTTTTAAAGTCCTCCATATAAATATCTATCATTTTAATTCTATCTTCTGGTGAATATCCTAAGGAATACCCTATATTAACATGATCATCTACTGGAGTTTCCCCCTTCCACCTAACTCCAGCTTTTCTAGCAAGGCTTTCATCAATTTCCCACCAAACACCAACTTCATCATATTCATCTATACTATTTTTAATTAAATTACTATATCTTTTATCCATTAATGCATCATATTTTAATGCATAAGTAGATGGTAAACCATATTGCTTTAAAATTTCTATTTGCCTTACAACAGTTTCATAATCATCTAAAATAAATTCACCACTTGGATAAACTGTTTTTCGTATAAAATTATATATATTTACAATAGATAACATATTAATACCTCCTTAATTTTAATTCCTTTATATATGTAATAAAAAATATCAAGGACTATAAAATCCTTGATATTTTTATATTGTTATATTACTTATTATTTTCCTTTTTCCATTCATCAACTTGCTTTTGCATTTCTTTAATAACGTCATCCATACCTTGTTCTTTTAGCTTAGTATTTAGTTTGTCAATATATTCATCAATATCAACTGATCCACTGAAAATTAATGCTCTAAATTCTTGGTAAGCATTACTTATACCAGCTATTTGAGTACTTACTGGTTCTGGATTAAACTTAAATCCTAAAGCAGGTGAAACCTTTGAATTCTTATTAAATTCTTCAAATTCTTCCCACTTACTTGTAGGTTCTGTATCTAAAACATCAGTCTTAAATAAGTTTCCTACTGAGAAATATGCAACACTATAATCAATACTTCTTGGTAATAATTTAACTTGTTTATCACCAACTTTTTCATAGTGAGTTCCTTCAACACCATAGTTAACTAAATTTCTTAACTTTTCATCAGTGTTTAAAAGATTTAAGAATTCAACTGCTTTTTCTGGATTCTTAGAATTTTTTGAAACTGCTATCATTGATCCAGTTGTTGAAGCACTTGTTATATAAGTATCCATAATTGGTGTTGCAACTAATGGATATCCAACATCTTTAGCCCAAAGTCCTTCTGCATATGGTTGTCCGTCTGCTTTAGTTACAAATCTCTTAACTGTCTTATCATATTTAGCTATAGCTCCATCAGTATTTATATATCCTAACTCATAATATTTTCTTAGAGTTTTTAAAGTACTCTTGAATTTATCTGTATCAAAGATATTTTTAACTGTTAAACTTTCGTCTGCATATTCAATTCCAAATGGTTCTGAGAACATATCAAAATATTGTGGTGGTGATAAATTCTTATCTATATATAGTGGAACTACATCTGGTTCTTTTTCCTTTATAAGTTTAAGCCAAGGCTCTAAATCTTCTAAATCTTTAATATCTTGATAAGGTATGTTATATTTATCTACAAGCTCTTTAGTAAACACCCACATAGGTTGTACACCAAGTTCTTTTTGGTTAGG from Clostridium septicum includes these protein-coding regions:
- a CDS encoding ABC transporter substrate-binding protein translates to MKRVKKLLALVTCGVLATSLALTGCGNSSTSDKKDGETVNLTWYTIGQEPKDLSLVEDEINKYLKDKINATIDMKFADFGDYDQKLSVVINSGEAFDLAFTCSWAGNYVGNARKGAFLELDSYLDTTGKDMKNEIDERFWNGAKVEGKTYAVPNQKELGVQPMWVFTKELVDKYNIPYQDIKDLEDLEPWLKLIKEKEPDVVPLYIDKNLSPPQYFDMFSEPFGIEYADESLTVKNIFDTDKFKSTLKTLRKYYELGYINTDGAIAKYDKTVKRFVTKADGQPYAEGLWAKDVGYPLVATPIMDTYITSASTTGSMIAVSKNSKNPEKAVEFLNLLNTDEKLRNLVNYGVEGTHYEKVGDKQVKLLPRSIDYSVAYFSVGNLFKTDVLDTEPTSKWEEFEEFNKNSKVSPALGFKFNPEPVSTQIAGISNAYQEFRALIFSGSVDIDEYIDKLNTKLKEQGMDDVIKEMQKQVDEWKKENNK
- a CDS encoding FN3 associated domain-containing protein, giving the protein MLSIVNIYNFIRKTVYPSGEFILDDYETVVRQIEILKQYGLPSTYALKYDALMDKRYSNLIKNSIDEYDEVGVWWEIDESLARKAGVRWKGETPVDDHVNIGYSLGYSPEDRIKMIDIYMEDFKNIFGYYPKSVGSWVIDIVTLNYFKEKYGIVAAAICRDQIGTDGFTLWGGYFNQGYYPSKLNEYMPAQRKENQLDLPIFRLLGPDPIYSFEDGLRKGINDVFTLEPAGRIGSTKEWIEWIFDRMTNEDGLGFSYAQVGQENTFLWNTMVKGYEIQIPYVAKLAKEEKVRVETLEETGKWFNKRYKLTPPTTFVASEDWNKEEDLKTVWYNSRFYRVSFLFDNNKLSIRDLHMFNENYKSRYYNNSLNNDESIFDALPILNAHYWSNENFRASIDLILVNSKGEKIPLEGDKAEFIAESDSRYKIKWNSNYCIINIICNEDSIILEVNESLKNNKIALCINTIPVLKRINKGILECCHNGFNYKMKASKGKFIAEEGNKILVLSENNRIVLCFSDLNNNKINFFNSEYIKNKEKVDSYIPKYKRLTSTSKVRHRAFSPIVIPKVMLKNAPYKGEFKIENPNDSGEIYYTTDGSDPDKFSNIYTSPIKVKGETIIKAIAYKDGFNKSSIEEGRFYTTLPIKDIKTFTNPTDNKKYNSNGVYDLIDGKKGTISYRDGGWLGYTEDMDVVIDLGEVLDVKTITVGFLQDTRAWIYYPRYVEFFTSIEGESFEKLGRINYKNKIPRQEVGIENISIKNNTKVRYIRVFAKNEEICPEWSIMKGEAPAFMFVDQITCM